One segment of Myxocyprinus asiaticus isolate MX2 ecotype Aquarium Trade chromosome 41, UBuf_Myxa_2, whole genome shotgun sequence DNA contains the following:
- the LOC127431441 gene encoding uncharacterized protein LOC127431441, which produces MATETLHDSGPENKQTVKARLLSSRKLLVDALYHLGPLLDCVISVGLLCRDNCYEIEAERTPPKKARKLLEIVDAQMDESDAYCFLECLRKCKKHYPRLRCWLSAGEERYHSADIQQGPTEHHLRARFSVLCSRLGCSVLPVALDLFSNGILTQLELEKVQAVLIPTQQAQTLLSICLKKGENACKCFYTALQNEDQQLAEDLNVNSLKEDPSCMSLNKELEGGSIQMAVQETRGHLRTALPLSGGLQQVMAQLGLIVGDEIRFNVCEIGVAVGLPRRTVREYLLEGVGIEDSAQLEALVSLYMEKTQDVERLLSRVAGLSPQWVQLSERGCLLLRLLQKAETLLRSGIHSHLHSWDHLQDQDHLRSWDHLHPGECTDQNTVWAIFSFLVWDCLAEVLDEPEAKPSEGILGMIEQLSASGRVEAALLQEVEQCWTEGDAESLLQGVRVFAQVLRDLHPLQEGLQLSSSVEGLFSCRPSRLHRVTSFQGVSARVIRKALSSMAPSSSDQDATLLARQYREACVRLACLLDAVHPKCSTLEFSNAPIATVTQHVQFVLSNRAFNSESFDAGIRHCLLSILEFNPAQLGLGCLMQLHQETLSKLQSYLQLGEHHNFQFILESVRLLGPAKLFSVSRVHGPIAIDNGVEEVLRFRTSESTSFIVRLHCLCYEQDRGRNKVCTPHCVCMYMLKAERLCEMQCFSGNVIAKAGGKVWIREGDKDGREELKSLAQRHSVQLRDEGCCFKVKTSGLECEVKFIYRSGRLWAVPHRDCEVD; this is translated from the exons GACCAGAGAACAAGCAAACCGTGAAGGCCCGACTCCTGTCTTCACGTAAGCTCCTGGTGGATGCCCTGTATCACTTGGGCCCTCTGCTAGACTGTGTTATATCTGTAGGGCTACTCTGTAGAGACAATTGCTATGAGATTGAGGCTGAACGGACGCCACCCAAAAAAGCCCGAAAACTTCTAGAGATTGTTGATGCTCAGATGGACGAGAGCGATGCCTACTGCTTCTTGGAGTGTCTGAGGAAATGCAAGAAACATTACCCACGACTGCGATGCTGGTTGTCTGCAGGGGAAG aACGATACCATTCTGCAGATATTCAGCAAGGTCCAACAG AACATCATCTACGAGCACGGTTTAGTGTTCTGTGCTCACGCTTGGGCTGTTCTGTTCTACCGGTGGCTTTGGATCTCTTCTCCAATGGCATTCTCACTCAATTAGAACTGGAGAAAGTCCAAGCAGTTCTTATCCCAACCCAGCAAGCACAAACCTTGCTGTCCATCTGCCTGAAGAAAGGGGAGAATGCATGCAAGTGCTTTTACACAGCCCTACAGAATGAGGACCAGCAATTAGCTGAGGATCTTAATG TCAATAGTTTGAAAGAGGACCCCTCATGTATGTCCCTTAATAAAGAGCTTGAGGGAGGCAGTATACAGATGGCAGTGCAGGAAACGAGAGGCCACTTGAGAACAGCTTTACCGCTCTCAG GAGGACTGCAGCAGGTCATGGCTCAGCTGGGTTTGATTGTTGGGGATGAGATCAGATTTAATGTCTGTGAGATAGGTGTGGCAGTGGGTTTGCCACGTCGGACGGTCAGAGAATACCTTCTTGAAGGGGTCGGCATAGAGGACTCGGCCCAGCTTGAGGCTCTAGTGTCCCTGTATATGGAGAAGACGCAGGACGTGGAAAGATTACTGAGCAGAGTGGCAGGACTCAGTCCTCAGT GGGTCCAGCTTTCTGAGAGGGGGTGTCTGCTGTTGAGGTTGCTCCAAAAGGCAGAGACTCTGCTCCGTAGTGGAATCCACAGTCACCTGCACAGCTGGGACCACCTCCAAGATCAGGACCACTTGCGGAGCTGGGACCACCTACATCCTGGAGAATGCACAGACCAGAACACTGTGTGGGCCATCTTTAGTTTCCTGGTGTGGGACTGCTTGGCCGAGGTTCTTGATGAACCAGAGGCAAAGCCTAGTGAAGGCATACTCGGTATGATCGAGCAGCTGAGCGCCAGTGGAAGAGTGGAGGccgctttgctgcaggaggtggAGCAGTGTTGGACAGAAGGAGATGCTGAGAGTCTTCTGCAGGGTGTGAGAGTCTTCGCTCAGGTGCTAAGGGACCTACATCCCCTCCAGGAGGGCCTCCagctttcttcttctgtggagggTCTGTTCTCCTGTCGCCCCAGCAGGCTACACAGAGTCACCTCCTTCCAGGGTGTTTCTGCTCGGGTCATCCGTAAAGCTCTGAGCAGCATGGCTCCATCCTCCTCTGACCAGGATGCAACCCTTCTTGCTAGACAATATAGGGAAGCATGTGTTCGCCTGGCATGTTTGCTGGATGCGGTGCATCCAAAATGTAGTACCTTAGAATTTTCAAATGCACCCATTGCTACAGTCACTCAGCATGTGCAATTTGTCTTATCAAATCGTGCTTTTAACTCCGAGTCCTTTGATGCAGGTATTCGGCACTGCTTGCTCTCCATATTGGAGTTCAATCCTGCACAGTTGGGCTTGGGTTGTCTCATGCAGCTGCACCAGGAGACTCTTTCTAAATTGCAGAGCTACTTACAACTTGGCGAGCACCACAACTTCCAGTTTATTCTTGAATCAGTGCGGTTACTCGGGCCCGCAAAGCTGTTCTCAGTCAGCAGGGTCCATGGTCCCATCGCCATCGACAATGGAGTGGAGGAGGTCCTTCGTTTTAGAACGTCAGAGTCCACTTCCTTCATCGTTCGGTTGCATTGCCTTTGCTATGAACAGGATAGAGGGCGCAATAAGGTTTGTACAccacactgtgtgtgtatgtatatgctcAAAGCAGAGAGGCTGTGTGAGATGCAGTGTTTTAGTGGGAATGTTATAGCCAAGGCAGGTGGAAAGGTGTGGATCAGAGAGGGAGACAAAGACGGGCGGGAGGAGCTAAAGTCTTTGGCTCAGAGACACTCTGTTCAGCTCAGGGACGAAGGCTGCTGCTTCAAAGTTAAGACCTCTGGCTTGGAGTGTGAGGTTAAATTCATATACAGGAGTGGGAGACTGTGGGCTGTGCCACATAGAGACTGTGAAGTGGATTAA